Proteins encoded within one genomic window of Ranitomeya variabilis isolate aRanVar5 chromosome 4, aRanVar5.hap1, whole genome shotgun sequence:
- the MMP9 gene encoding matrix metalloproteinase-9, whose protein sequence is MLALLVLLGTLCAWSHSAPTTQHKPISVIFPADIRSNLSDLEAAEKYLVRFGYLPLEHGRESQVSLKRSLTRMQKKLGLKETGELNAETIKAINSPRCGVPDVGKFQTFEGDLKWDHSDITYKILNYSPDLDPEVTDDAFARAFKVWSDVTPLTFTRIYNGEPDINILFGSDNHGDPYPFDGKDGLLAHAYPPGEGVQGDAHFDDDENWTLGTGVVVKTRFGNANGALCHFPFVFEGQTYTSCTSAGRSDGHIWCSTTPNFDEDQKFGFCPSELLYTYGGNGGDEPCVFPFTFDGQSYSSCTKEGRSDGYRWCSTTANYDTDKKYGFCPNRDTSVIAGNAQGDPCVFPFTFLGKTYRQCTSMGRDDKKLWCATTSSYDQDRKWGFCPDQGYSLFLVAAHEFGHALGLEHSSVQDALMYPMYKYVKDFELHSDDINGIQYLYGAGSGPEPTPPKPTKSPKPTTTPSTPVTTTTTTVDPDIPVDPAQNPCKVKVFDAIAEIQGVLHFFKDGVYWKIPASGPPTSSIPISETWPALPSNIDTAFQDPQSKKIFFFSGRKFWQYTGNTVLGPRSLEKLGFDKDVDKILGAITRDNGKVLLFNGEKYWRLDVKSQIVDKGYPRNTDEDFAGVPTDSHDVFVYQGKYYFCQDFFFWRMTWRKQVEKVGYVKYDLLRCPEN, encoded by the exons ATGCTGGCACTACTAGTCCTACTTGGCACCTTGTGTGCTTGGAGTCATTCTGCTCCAACAACCCAGCATAAACCCATATCTGTAATATTCCCAGCAGACATACGGAGCAACTTAAGTGACCTGGAGGCAGCGGAG AAATACCTAGTACGTTTTGGTTACTTGCCCCTGGAACATGGAAGAGAAAGCCAAGTATCCCTGAAGAGGTCACTCACCAGAATGCAGAAGAAATTGGGACTTAAAGAAACTGGGGAGCTTAATGCCGAAACGATTAAGGCCATAAATAGCCCCCGATGTGGTGTGCCAGATGTGGGCAAATTTCAGACATTTGAAGGAGATTTAAAGTGGGATCATAGTGATATCACATACAA GATACTAAACTACTCTCCCGACCTTGACCCTGAAGTGACTGATGATGCCTTTGCTCGAGCCTTTAAAGTTTGGAGCGATGTAACGCCACTCACATTTACCCGAATCTACAATGGGGAACCTGACATTAACATCTTGTTTGGCTCTGACA ATCATGGAGATCCATATCCTTTTGATGGGAAGGATGGTCTTTTAGCTCATGCATACCCACCTGGGGAAGGTGTGCAAGGTGACGCTCACTTTGATGATGATGAGAACTGGACTCTTGGAACTGGAGTGG TGGTGAAGACGCGATTTGGTAACGCAAATGGAGCTCTGTGTCATTTCCCATTCGTATTTGAGGGTCAAACATACACCTCTTGCACAAGTGCTGGGCGATCTGATGGGCACATTTGGTGTAGCACAACCCCCAACTTTGATGAAGACCAGAAGTTTGGTTTCTGCCCTAGCGAAT tgctgTACACTTATGGTGGGAATGGTGGTGATGAGCCCTGTGTATTCCCTTTTACTTTTGATGGCCAGTCTTATTCTTCCTGTACAAAGGAAGGACGTTCAGATGGATACCGCTGGTGCAGTACCACAGCCAACTATGATACAGATAAAAAATATGGATTCTGTCCTAACAGAG ACACTTCGGTAATTGCTGGAAATGCTCAAGGTGACCCTTGTGTGTTCCCCTTTACATTCCTGGGCAAGACATATCGGCAGTGTACAAGTATGGGGAGAGATGACAAGAAGTTATGGTGTGCAACAACCTCCAGTTATGACCAGGACAGGAAATGGGGATTTTGCCCAGACCAAG GCTACAGTCTGTTTTTGGTGGCAGCTCACGAGTTTGGTCATGCATTAGGACTCGAGCACAGCAGCGTCCAAGATGCACTGATGTATCCTATGTACAAATATGTGAAAGACTTCGAGCTCCATTCTGATGACATTAATGGGATACAGTATCTCTACG GAGCTGGATCTGGTCCAGAGCCCACTCCACCGAAACCCACCAAAAGCCCCAAACCTACAACTACTCCTTCAACTCCTgtcaccactaccaccaccactgtAGATCCAGACATCCCTGTTGATCCTGCACAAAACCCATGTAAAGTAAAAGTGTTTGACGCCATTGCCGAAATACAAGGAGTCCTTCATTTCTTTAAGGATGG AGTGTACTGGAAAATACCTGCCAGTGGTCCTCCTACATCTTCTATCCCGATATCAGAAACTTGGCCAGCTCTGCCCTCCAATATTGACACAGCATTCCAGGACCCCCAAAGCAAGAAGATCTTCTTTTTCTCAG GTCGAAAATTCTGGCAGTATACTGGAAACACTGTTCTGGGACCACGAAGCCTTGAAAAATTAGGATTCGACAAGGATGTGGATAAAATATTAGGTGCTATTACAAGAGATAATGGAAAAGTCCTGTTATTCAATGGTGAAAAATACTGGAG ACTTGATGTGAAGTCACAAATTGTGGATAAGGGATATCCTCGAAACACAGATGAAGATTTTGCTGGAGTTCCTACAGATTCTCATGATGTCTTTGTGTACCAAG